The DNA sequence GACACCTCTCGCCTACCTCTTCCATATTTAACCATTACCTAAATCCGAAGGGAAATGAGCAAACCTCTAGGCTTGGGTCTTAAGGTATTTTCAGCGCCGTTGGGCGTATTTATCCCAGAAGAGTTTTCCACAACAAGTTATTTCTAGTCTAGGAGAGGTCTCCGTCGCCCAGGGCCCGGCCTTAGCCCCGATTACGACGCCACGCACGGCCCGGTGGTGGCGGGAGGTGTGTTCCCCCCGCCGCCGGGCCAAAGCGGGGGATGCGGAGCGGAGCAGGCTCGGCAGGGCGAGCGccggctgccccagcccctgccctctGCCCGCCCTAGTCAATCTGTGTTTTGAATCTGTGACTTGTTCTCGTTGCGGAAGTCGAAGGGGATCCAAGAATAGTTCAGATAGATGTGTGTAATTTCTAGAGCAGAACCCCGAGAGAAACGAAACGCCCGATTCCAGAATGACGCTTCGATGTCCCTTCAGCGAGATCTGTGAGGTGGAATGCGGTAAGACGTTTTCATTTAAGGAAAACTGAGAGAGAAACAGAGGCGGTGAACACTACTGATTTGTGAGGCTTTggcgcttttttttttttttttttttttttttttttttttgcagaagcTCCTAACTAACGCTCAGGAAGTGGAATTTGTGGTTTAGGGGGCCGAGCTCTGAAGGAGTtgagagagacagaaaagtttaaaaaaaaaaaaaaaaagccaactcAAGCACCATTGCTCCTTAAAGGGAGGCTAAATTTAAAGTCACACAAACTAGCAGGCTGCCGCGCATACCCCGTCCGCATCCCAGCTTCCTTCGGTCCTCTAAATGGGTAAGCGTTCTCTCTTCTCTCGCCTCGCGTGGGCAGCTGCCTgtgggcgggccgggccggcagCCACTCCTTTTCACTCGGCTGGGACCCCGTGCCGCTCCGGTCCTGCCTCAGCCGCGGGGCCCGGCGCCAGCCCCGCGCCCCCGCAGCGACGGCCGCCGAGCAGGCGCGGCCAGCGGGAGCCGGGGCGAAGGTGGGCTGCGGGTCTCGCCTTCCCACGGGCTCGGCACCTGCCTGGCCAGCTCCGGCCTTGGGAATCCGGCGGCTCCTCCGCGGTGTGACTTTTGGAGGGAAATACGCGGCAGAAGAGGCGCCGGCGCCCGGAGCCCCCAGCGGCTGCGGCGGCCGTTGCTGTCGGGGCGCGGGTGGGTGACTGACGCGTTATCGGGCCGCTTTGATTTCTCTGCCCACTCCGTGCGGGCTCGCTGGCTGCTAGCCCCTGCTCAAGGATGAACGCAGGCACAGGTGGGGCTGCGCAGCAACGCTCCCACCCGGCTCCGTGCCGGGGGGCGGTGCCTCCCCAGCAGCGCTGAAcagccctgcccctgcctgGGGGGAGGCGGGCCGGAGCTTTGTGCCGCCAGCTGCGGGGTAGTTCCCGGGCCTCAGCTGACGGGCTGGcctctttcctctcttccccGTTTGAAACCCTTCGAagtcccccaaacccccaaaagaACGTGGATTAAACTCGCTATTTGGAAAGTCAAGTATAACGGCAGAGGCGGCCCTGTGCTGGATGGGTTCGGATGAACCTCTCCGGCCTTCCCCAGAGAAGTCGGCTCGGGGAAGTTTTGTTTAACCCGGTCCCCCCCGACTCCCGTAGGAGGTTTCCCACCTCGTCTCCTTTCCCCGCCCCGGCTTTCGGTGCCCGCAGCTGCAAGGTAGCACGGCGCCGACAGCTGAGGGCTGCAGGAGAGATTCCGTTTTGTTCGTTCTCGTGTTCTCGTGGTTCGCGCGGGATGGGTGAATCAGTCCCTCCGACAGCAACAGCCTCTCAGGCGCCAGGTTTAGGCTGTTGGGTTTGTAACGACTCCCCCTCCCGTCCCAGTAACAAACCCGCACTGGCCAGCCCGTCCAGGGCGGTAGGACGTGATAAGCTGTTTCGGAGGGGAGATTTGTTGGCACCACTTCTGCCGTGGTTGCCGGCGCGGGGGCAAACACGGAGACGCGGTGCGCCCACTTGGAGGGACGGGATAACACCCGACCGCgcccctcagctccctcagcccccgCTTGTCCGAAGAACGGTGCCCAGCTGCTGTTATTGCCCGTTCCCCGCAATCCGGCAGCAGCCGTCGAAGCGTGGTTGGGGCGGCCCCAAGACCGCGGTGAGAGGGAGAGGGCGTAAAACGCGTTGGCTGGGGCCGGTTGGAGGCTGAGTTATCTGCGCTCCTGGAAGAGGGGGCGaggcgagcggggccgggggcggtggCCGGAGCCACCTGCGCGTCGCCACCTGGCGCGCCGCCCCTGGCGAGCGGCCCCTCCTGGCCGGCGCCCCCGGCCCTCACCGGCGGGCGCGGCGCCTTCCCGCAGGTCgcctccccgccgccgccccgcagGACATTCGGGGGTAACGCTCGCCACCGCCGTCGTGCCCAGCGTTTAGAGAGGGAGTGCGGCCGTGCCGGCCGTGGCAGCACCCCACCATGCCGAGGTCCTTCCTAGTGAAGAGCAAGAAAGCCCACAGCTACCACCAGCCTCGCTCCGCCGACGAGGACTACAGCCTGCGGCTGGAGACGGTGCTAGCCCAGATCTGTGCAGGTAGGAGTCTCTCGGTCGCAGCCTCACTCGGAGACTGCCCACCCGCCCGACATCACCCCGGTGTTCGCGGCACCGGGCGGTCGTTCTGCGGCCCCTGCGGGACGCCGGAGGGGCTAATGCGGGCTCGGAGAGAGTCGGGCATCAAACCTTGGCGGGAGCGGACCGCCGCGGGAGGTGGCTGGCTCCCACCACGGACCCATACTGAGGAGTTCCCTCCTCCTTTGCCCTGCAGACGGCAAGATCCCCGAGGACACGGAGCTGTGCCGCACTGCCCTGCCCGATCCCGAGCCTTCTCAGGGGCGCTTTTCCCCGGAATCCCACCTTACCGAGGCTGCCGATGGAACCTCCGAGTCAGCGCCCAGCTGCGAGGGCAGTGTCTGTGATAGAGTGTCCGAGTTCGAGGATTTCTGGAGACCTCCCTCGCCCTCTGTCTCGCCAGGTAGGACCGGGGCGAGCAGCTCTCCGCGAGGGTCAGCCTGCATGTCCGTGCCCGTGCCGTGGGGCAGTGGAGCATGGCTCGGCTAGGCGCCACCACCACAAACGAGTAGAAGGGACAGATTTGCaagttccttttaaaaattattattatttttctcccaGATTTTCCAGAATCTGTTCCTTCCACTCGTTTTCGGGTTGCTTCTTTTGGGTTGCTTTTCCAGCCCGTATTGtgctgctgagggagcagcGGGTGACAGGCTGTAGGAAAGTTGTCACGATATCGGGTGttgattttttggtttgtgaTTAATTCTTAGAGGCAAACCGAGTTATGTTTAAAAGGTCCCAGCATTCTCCAACAGGGTCGTGCCTACATAGATTTTTTTAGTCTTTTAAGACAGTACAGGCAATCTATATACCTGTAGTAAACAGCGTTGATTTTGTGTCTTCTACAACCTGCTAGACATTTTTCCTAATTCCCTTTCAGGTTATTTCTTGCCTCTTGCATACAAAAAAGGTCTGTCTTTCCCATCCTTCATGTCCTTCTCTTTTGCTATTtggttgttggtttgtttggttttttgttttgggggtttttgtttgttttgtttgggttttgtgtttttaatgtttgtttgtttttcttttctaaaaacatatttgtaaaaaccagaggaaagaaaacccaaTGTCAGTCAGATTtaaacaccccaaatccaggaAACTCACACGGCTACAGCGCCTATCTCTAGCTCCCTTGTCCTGCCTTTGATGTTGTTGGGGCAGTGGGAgatgctgtccccaggctggcacAAATACTTCTATCGTTTAAAAATACAATGGTGTCGTTTAGAAcaaaaatatgcatatatatatataaaaccacTTTTTATTGCCTCGATTAAAAAGAGACGGGTGGAAAAAAGGACAATTTTTGTCTTGATGAAGGAAAAATTGTGTCAGCTTTACCGACTGACAGCAGACAGCAAACAAATACTTAGTCCCAGTTTGTCACCATTTCCCACTTGGTCTTTACAGTGTCCTTGCATATCAATGGCTAATTGTAATGATGTGGATCTGCATATTTAAAGCCTCATCTTCTTTCAAGAGTCCTAAGCTCCTTTTAGGGGACACTCAAAATGCTGTCTAGCATCAGCCACAGGACACTTTCAGTCTGTGCAAATGACACACCAGACCAAATGCAGCATTGCTGCATACCTCTTCTGATAATATTTCTGCACAGATTGTAGCAATGTGTGTAATTTTTGTTCCAATgaatttttcctgctcttttcccaaATAAATTCCGGCACAGAAAATGAACCATTTTCATGAGGTGTCAAAAAGACAGACGTAAAATAGAGCGAGTATTTTACCAGGTCTGCtctgtcttttcttccttccctctcatTTCTTCCCTCACTGTGAGATTCATCAACTTCCAGCCAACCatcaggctgtccagggaagatAACTTTACAAAATGAGGATGATGTCCACAGATCAAGATTTTTCAGGGTGGGGTGAGCAGTCCTGGGGCTGTCTGATCCCATTCACAGGAGTCTGGGAATGTATAGGAGTCCAAGTACTGTAAGAGCTTTATTAAACTTATCTCAGTGTATTAAGAGAGGTGGACAGTGGCAACAGGATTAGATAgctgggcttcctctcacagctcacctcctccagctcctctgctttCAAACTGCTTTGTCAGATTCTGTGTGAAGCCAGAATTCGTGTCTGGGTCACTTCTGCAAGATGCAGTGGTGAGAGACTGTATTCTTACAATCGTGTTTGGATGGGGCACAATTTTTATGCTCTACCAGGCAGAGCAGATGGGAAATGATGATTCTAAATAATGCTGAAGGCATGTGTGGTGAGTAGTACTACCACTCCCTTATCTCTAGAAGTGAACATAGGTGCAGGTTGCACTTCAGTATGCAATGAAAGctgtatttatttcacttttgtCTTTGAGCACTGTGCTGCTGATGTAGGCGGTCATACAACATAGACATAATAACATATTAACATGTTAACTCCATCAGTGCAAATCACTTTATTTAACCTCACTTTCTACATGTGTCTGTAACCACACGGATGTGCACATGCAGAAGGTGCATGGGAGCTCAGTGCAGCAGTATTAGTATCTCCTGATGAGCCTGTTGGTGCTGCAGAAGGACAGACTTTCCCTGGGTATAATGGAGTTGTGAAGGAAGTGTGGTGTTTTGTGTAAGAGGACACTCGAATCTTTCTTTGTTCTGCATATCAATCTGTTCCCAACCATTTAAGGTTGAGTTTGTTTTGCCTCCAAAAAcaaatatagattttttttctcccagaagTAGTCTGTGTAACAGCTGCACAGaatttctaggaaaatgagggagAATATTTCTCTGTCTCTGCTCCCCCCTCAAGATGCTGTGGAGAAGAGGCACACACAGAAATGCCCTGCAGTGTGgcagagcagggtttggagATTGCTTTGCCAGTGGGCTTGGATAGCTTGAGAATAATGTGAGGAATTCCCCTGCATTTGTGCTCGAGAGGTCTCCAAAGCATGAGGTGATGGAAGGAAAGTTGCACGCAAACTGATCTGTGGTGCAATGTTCACTGTATACTGTACTTGCCAGTTCCAAGGGCTCAAAAATCAGGTCAGCCTTTCCTCTCACTCAATGAACTGGCTCAGAAATCAAGATTGTAAGTAATACCTTATGGATATTCAGTTCTAGTGTTGAAATATTgagggtttttgttttcatgCTTTTCTTACAGTTTGAGCTAGAAGTTgactttaaaaggaaaaaataaagttataacaagaacaaacaaaagcaaagctgagGGCCTGATGAAATCATGCCATTTTAAGAGCTGGGACTTTAAGATAGGTTTGAATTTTGTGATAAAATCGTGAGAGATGGCAACACTGAAACTGGTTACAAAGACACAAGATTGATGATGTGATGCTGACCACAACTTTGCAGTCAGTgcagaacaggaaaaatcaTGCTGAACACCATGTCAGCTAATTTGATTTCATCACTCTCTTCAAATGGCCCAGCTAGTATGTGTGCATATATTTCTAACCAAAAGATTACTAATTTCAGTGGAAGAATTTGAGACTGTTAATATCCGAAATTATGTAAAAGATAGGAAAAAGTCAAGTCATTCAAAGCTCAATTTTAACCTAATTTCCTACTGCCTTCTGTAACCCCTCAGTGACCACTTGTCTATCCAGATGGATGGCCCAACACATGCCTTCTTTCCCTAGTCCACCCccatttattttggtttgtcAAAGGCTGAAAAAGCCATGGGAGCTGATATGAGTAAGAGATCCATTGTGGGTGGACAAGTTTCTGGTTAGTGGAGGTTACTCTGGAAGCCCACGTTGTAAGGGATGCCAATATCTCTATGAAGGCATCAGCATTTCAGTAGTTCACTGATCCATCTCTTCCTTGGTTCACTAAAACTGTTGTCCGGTGGAGATATTTGactctcccagtgctcctgcctGTTACAATGAGGAGTGAAAGCAGCGCACCTTGGGCATTAATCAGCATCTCTGGCAGACACAGTTGGGGTCTGGTGCCTCATGTTCCTTGCCCGGTTGTGCTTTCCTACATGTGAGGCTCCTTGAGCAGTTGTGCCTTTAGACACTCCTCTcaaaggctgtgctcctgccaCTCCATCAGACTGCTGTGGGCCCCCACATGTAATTCATGTGCCCACTGCATTGGTCAGATGCCACTGCTGAAGGCAAGCCTCTTAGAGCCTGCTGCATTTGAGCTTGCCCTGGTGGAAATTTGCTTTACTTTGATTACAAATGTTAGGAAAATGGGTTTGTCTCTCAGGTTTTAATGTGGCCCATCCCAATGACTTTACAAAGCTCTGTGTTTTGGGTGGATTCAATTTCTTTACATGGAGAACCTCAGAGCAATCTGAAACAGCCATGATTTTTGTTCAAATGAggagttattttattttattttttgtttttattattttattttattctgaaaaaatgaAGCATAACGTGCAAGCACCTCAGAAGGTGTTACTTATTTAAGTTATGCTGTAATATAGTTATGGTGAATTGTGGCATGAAGTTGAGAGACTAGATTTGGGCATTAAATTATGCAACaagattttcttcattttgttgACCAGGTAAATCTCAGCACATTTGCTCTGTCTGGCACCTCTGTAATGTTATATTTgcacatatgtgtgtgtgtgtggtctCCATCAGAGTCAGCTTTGATGTCCGTTTTGGGACATGGTAGATACATGTTTCCAAGAAGCTGCAGATAAAACTATAGGAAGTTATAGACTGAGTTGTTTAGAGTCTTGCTAGTCAGATCAGTGTGTACACACCCAGGCATTCAGAAGTGGAGGTAGACAAAATTGGTGTTGGCTTTAAATAATTTGGCTGGGACACTGGGCAAGTAGGTAGTACTGGACACTCAGACCCTAATGTGCAATATAAAATGTCCTTCCATTGAGATGAAAGGGCAGCCTCAAAGTGCAGTACAGGGGCCAGGCTCTGGACACAAGCCTGAGTGCTGAGACTGTTCTGCCTCATTGTAGTGTCTGGATCAAGAAGTGCACCAATTCCCATGCCCTTGTGTTTCCACAGCCTCAGAGAGATCTGTGTGTCCATCCCTAGATGAAGCACCCCCTTTCTCAGTGCCCTTCAAACCGTACATGTGGAACAGCCTGGGTGGCTCTGAGCTCAGGCACCTTGTGCAAAGCTACAGGCCCTGCCCGACACTGGAGCGGACCTCAGCCCTGGGGCTCTTCTGTGACCGAGGCTCCGAGCCCGCCCTCTATGGCGCTGAGTGCAGCTCTTCCCTGGGACTGTATGGTGACTTCAGCTCCCCGGGTCCGGGGCTGTTTGAGCAgccgccagcagcagctcctggactCTATGCCGAAACACaacctgggctgcagcaggagaaggggcCAGCTGGCCTCAAAGTGGAGTCTGACCTCTTGTGCCGCCCACTGCTCATCAGCACTGGCTCTTACAAGTGTGTCAAGTGCAGCAAGGTAGGAGTCCCTTTCTCCCACACTGGATATGACTCTCCCCCAGCCCTTTCTCCGTGGCAAACTTGACACTGTGTACTCTCTTTCCTCAGGTCTTCTCCACACCACATGGCCTTGAGGTACATGTGCGCCGCTCACACAGTGGCACGAGGCCCTTTGCCTGTGACATGTGTGGCAAGACCTTCGGCCATGCagtcagcctggagcagcacaaGGCCGTGCACTCACAGGTGAGAGCAGGCAGGCTGCCAGGACAGACGGCTGGGGGCCAGGGCCAGCTGCTCTatgctgctggctggggaagCCACAAAGGCAAATACACGGCAAGGAGGTAGGGACCTAAACTGAGGAGGGGAAAGAACGTGGGGGGCTGCAGTGGGAAGTTGTAGGTGAAGAATATGGTGACAATCAGAGGAAAGGATAGCCAGTTTGTGTGCAAAGAAGCTAATCAAATCAAAGAACATAGGCTTTGTTTCCATTCTTCAGATCTTGCACAGGTATTAAGCATTGGGCACTTCTGGCACTCCAGaagtaacaaaaaataataaatgttcaCTCTCAGAGCTGGAACTTGTAATGCAGATATTGGCTTCTTTTTAACAGCTAAAGCAACTCTGTGCTTTCTTCTGATGCAGCACTCCTCAttctttctcctccctcccACAAAGAAGTGAGTCTTCCCTTGTTTGTAGTAATTTTTGTCAGTGCAGGGAACATCTGAAGGATCATTCAGGTATAAAGCACTGACTTCACCTGTCGCAACACACTGACTCACATACCAAAAGAATATGGTGGTTAATTTTGGTAGGAGGACTTGTAACATTTTCCACCTGCTGATACTATGCCATatttccccttccccacccaCCTGACCTGGCAAATCTTCCTTCTTCAGATTGACTTTTGGAGGATAGAGTTACagcaatgttttttttctctttaatgtaTCATTGCATGAGTGTGCAACAAGCAGAGCACACAATGAAGGGAGATATCTTACTATCCATCAAACAGTGGTGAAAAGAGCAGCACTGCATAATGTGTCCATGGAAGGGACAGCGTTTTGGGGAGAATGCTTTAAAAGCCAAATACAGGTGGTTGTGTGAAAGCatagaaggaggagaaagatgCAATGGAAGTTAAAGGATGGAAAGAAGAGATGATATATGGTATAAGAAACTGAGAGGAATGTGTGAGGGAGAGGTGAGAGGTCTTGATGCGTTTGGTTTTATATGTTAAAGTAGTAAGCTGAAAAGCTGTTTGTCCCAAGTGCTCTACATGCCTTCCACTTGAATTTTAATGGaactaaaaaaaacaattaattgTTACCATGCCAGAACTCAGTCCATCACAGGGATTTTCCAAGAGACTCAAGCAGCTTTTGGCACCCACTTTTGCTGTGTACAGTGGAGAGGTGGCCTCTGAacagtgctgcagctgttgGGCTTCCCAGTAGAGTGACTGTGTCTCAGGCCTCTGATAAAGTGCGTTGGCAGACTCTGCCCAGTTCATTGGGGTTGCTCCCACCTGGCCATTCCTGCCAGTAGGAAGAGCTGTTCAATTAAATTTTAGTAGTGCACAGCACTAGGAGagatgtattatttttttatcatgtGATGCTGCTATCAAGCCAGTGTTATCATCTGTGTAGGCCAGTCCAGCTCTCTGGAGAAATGTAAGTTCTTGCCAAGGCAGAAGGCACAACACTCATGTGCTGCTGGGGTCATTGCTGTGATgtaatgtgtgtgtgtgggctCATCTCTGCAGGAACGCAGCTTTGATTGTAAGATTTGCGGCAAGAGTTTTAAGAGATCTTCTACTCTGTCCACCCACCTGCTCATCCACTCAGACACCCGACCCTACCCGTGCCAGTACTGTGGGAAGCGGTTCCACCAGAAATCTGATATGAAGAAACACACCTTCATTCACACAGgtcagccctgcagctgctggtgtcAGCCCCAACACGAGGGCAGGTCTCTGAAGAGGTTTCTCTGCAACAGCCCGTTCCTCCTCAGCTGGGACAGGGCACACACCTccactgtcctgctgctgttcacGCGATCTGAGCTGTACTTGGGCAAAGGAGGGTGATCTGAATGTGCTTTAATGAACAGCAGCTGCAAAATAACCTACAAAAATCCTCGCAATCCAATCAGTGTTCTCTTAATAGGATCCACCGATGTTTATTCAAAGGGCTTTTGTGTAAGATGATTTGTAGAGTAATATATTCATGTGGCCTTGATTTACAGCTGAGGTCCCGGGaaaatgacaggtgaatttgaTTACAGCACTGCTTTTTGCAGGATCTACCAATTTACAATAGGAACAACAGGAGTCCCCTCCTCTAGATCAAACACTAAACTGGAGGGCCTAGGTCTTAGTCTAAATATTTGTTCAGAGATTGTCTGCACTTCCATCTGGACTTTCTGAGAAATGGCTGCAGTTTGATACAGAATGGGAGGAGAGGTGCAGAGTTCTCGAGTTTCACTGTTACTAATAAACATGGAAACTAATATGTAGTGCAGGTGAATCACCAAAGGAAATAGTTTCAAAAGTATCATTCAGTGAGAAGGCAGGTTTATCAGAAGTCATTAGAAGAATACCTTGCCTTTACCGTTCACTTGAAGTAGAGGGAAATGAATGTGTAAGATATGAAAGAATCTGTAGACATGAAATATCTGTTGTACCAGCCAAACCTGTGGTTCAGATGACCAAAATTCTTTTCCCTGGTAATGGCCACTAGCAAATATAAAGGGTGAAGCCTAAAAAAGGCAAATAATGTAGAGAAATGGCACTATATGTAGTACTGCTTGGCTGTGACTTTTCTAGGTGACAAGCAGTGAATAATAAATGTTACTTATCAAGATTTTTCACTGAAGGTTGCTGGATGAAAATGGACTATTTATGAAGTAATTCAAGAAGTATTTCCATAGTAACCTTTTCAAATGAGGCTTGATGAAGTAGAATTTCAGACAAATTCTGaatcagattattttcttgAGAGATCAGAAACTGTGCCTGGGCTTTTAAATCGCTAATATAAAAGTGAATCCTTAACTGAATGAGGGATTACTTTCATATGCACCATATACTTTGAAATGAGCTTTCAGCacattttgtattattttttgaTTCTGAGAATTTGATCTTCAAACACCCAAAGAGTTTGTTGTTCCCAGCTGAAGCCagtgggctctgcaggtgcaAAACCACTCTGAAAATCCTGCTTGATATTGTGGTTTGGTtcctttttatttgttatttgatAGTAAACAGTATGAAAATATACCTAGATCCTGCTCCCATGGAGTTTTGCCACTGACTCCTCTGTAGAAGTTCtgcatttattcccatttacaTTATTTATCTGCAGGTAAAAACTTCAGGCCTCTGACTGCTAGCACTGTAGTGTGGGGAACAGAGAGAACAGATGTCTGGATGAACCCTGCCCTTCAGGATTCACTTAATGGCCCTCATACCTCCCTTGGGGACAGACCCCAGATCACTGGGTTTCTTTTAACAATCTCTACCTATTCCACCTGCCCTCATGCTGATGGTATAGTAATCGATGTCAGGCATTCATCACTTTTCCAGGAGTTCGTCATGTTTCTAGGACACAAAGCCAGTTTAAATTGCACAGGGCCCATGCAGACAAATCAATTCACAAGATGTGGTGTCCTGGGAGTACTCTGTGCTTCAGGCTACTCCCAGGACTGTACTGGGTTATTGGAGGTGCACCCAAGTTTGGGCCTGCTCAGCTGCAGTGGAGGCTCAGTTTATGGTTTCTCTGGGGCTCCCAACTGCATGTTTTCTTGTAAGAATGACTTCTTAGGTAATCACACAAAAATCTCTTTGATAAACTTTAAGTACCAGTGTATATTTGCTGTGGTCCCACGTAAGCAGCATGTTGCCTCTTTCACAGCCTCTCTCTTTCCCACCCTCTGCTTGCAGGTGAGAAGCCTCACAAGTGCCAGGTGTGTGGAAAGGCCTTTAGTCAGAGCTCCAACCTCATCACCCACAGTCGGAAGCACACAGGCTTCAAGCCCTTTGGCTGTGATCTGTGTGGCAAAGGCTTCCAACGAAAGGTGGATTTACGGAGACACCGGGAGACACAGCATGGCCTGAAATGAGTCCAAACTAC is a window from the Poecile atricapillus isolate bPoeAtr1 chromosome 7, bPoeAtr1.hap1, whole genome shotgun sequence genome containing:
- the GFI1 gene encoding zinc finger protein Gfi-1, with the translated sequence MPRSFLVKSKKAHSYHQPRSADEDYSLRLETVLAQICADGKIPEDTELCRTALPDPEPSQGRFSPESHLTEAADGTSESAPSCEGSVCDRVSEFEDFWRPPSPSVSPASERSVCPSLDEAPPFSVPFKPYMWNSLGGSELRHLVQSYRPCPTLERTSALGLFCDRGSEPALYGAECSSSLGLYGDFSSPGPGLFEQPPAAAPGLYAETQPGLQQEKGPAGLKVESDLLCRPLLISTGSYKCVKCSKVFSTPHGLEVHVRRSHSGTRPFACDMCGKTFGHAVSLEQHKAVHSQERSFDCKICGKSFKRSSTLSTHLLIHSDTRPYPCQYCGKRFHQKSDMKKHTFIHTGEKPHKCQVCGKAFSQSSNLITHSRKHTGFKPFGCDLCGKGFQRKVDLRRHRETQHGLK